One genomic window of Fimbriimonadia bacterium includes the following:
- a CDS encoding BamA/TamA family outer membrane protein, whose product MVREGIRGLGLAAALTGVLAAGAPVRAMEWSNPLSGARFEGDTASATPGVLLTAPAWQARPRTHPPQVQGQNATAGTVTEVAINGLKNIAEETVRVAMKLKVGEEFSDTLLLQDAAAIQGLGLFQNVLPYAEPTPGGVRVVVDLVENPVIEKLRFVGDIVVPEEELRKVMTLQPGRVLNVNTLRTDAGNLRRYLDSKGYFSQIESAEFSESDPGTFEIKIVVMRVAGVRLEGLRATKEKVVRRELRTKPGEFFNLETWRKDILRVYNLGFFDAVDALDPDAPTIDTVELGLKFQERRTGSVNLGISYADRQSFAGFVQVEEANLFGSGQSAYLKLMRANRAGQVDIDVGYSNPWLDSRRTGMSVSLYDKQIYRFSRNFFGGETDPDATERYDERRSGGVLTFSRPFGEVLTAFASARLEGVRTSDVPTTDEDKFILQDGDVSALSLGAVHNTRDLDIDPASGHYYKSTVETGISNITKVAGAVSGEDVLGRNAFTKFQIDMRWYYSGQGRRLRPDDTRHVWALRLYAGTLVGKIPFFEQYFAGGADSVRGYSEDRFWGNHVAFANLEYRIPIQKGMSTVAFVDYGSAWGGYDTVNTFTQSRTFDGKLGYGIGLHFRTPLGPIRLDLAINEDGKSKTHFMIGHTF is encoded by the coding sequence ATGGTCCGAGAAGGGATTCGTGGACTTGGTCTTGCAGCGGCACTGACAGGTGTGTTGGCTGCAGGGGCCCCAGTCCGAGCCATGGAGTGGTCCAATCCGCTGAGCGGAGCGCGATTCGAGGGCGACACAGCCTCGGCAACGCCCGGCGTGCTGCTCACGGCACCCGCTTGGCAGGCGCGTCCGAGAACCCACCCCCCCCAGGTGCAAGGGCAAAACGCGACAGCAGGCACCGTGACCGAAGTGGCCATCAACGGGTTGAAGAACATCGCCGAGGAGACCGTGCGGGTGGCCATGAAGCTGAAGGTCGGAGAGGAGTTTTCCGACACGCTCCTCCTTCAGGATGCCGCAGCGATCCAGGGCCTCGGCCTTTTTCAGAACGTGTTGCCCTACGCCGAGCCGACCCCCGGCGGCGTGCGAGTGGTCGTGGACTTGGTAGAGAATCCGGTCATCGAAAAACTCCGGTTCGTCGGCGACATCGTGGTGCCGGAAGAGGAACTGCGGAAGGTGATGACCTTGCAGCCGGGGCGCGTACTGAACGTTAACACCCTGCGGACCGACGCGGGCAACCTGCGGCGCTACTTAGATAGCAAGGGGTACTTCAGTCAGATCGAATCGGCAGAGTTCTCGGAATCTGACCCCGGCACCTTCGAGATCAAGATCGTCGTGATGCGCGTTGCCGGAGTGCGACTGGAGGGGCTGCGCGCAACCAAGGAAAAGGTCGTCAGGCGAGAGCTCCGTACCAAGCCGGGCGAGTTCTTCAACCTGGAGACTTGGCGGAAGGACATCCTCCGCGTTTACAACCTCGGCTTCTTCGACGCCGTAGATGCGCTCGATCCCGACGCGCCTACCATAGACACCGTGGAGCTCGGCCTCAAGTTCCAGGAGCGCCGAACTGGTTCCGTGAACCTCGGTATCAGCTACGCAGACAGGCAGAGCTTCGCCGGTTTTGTACAAGTAGAAGAGGCGAACTTGTTCGGTTCTGGCCAGTCCGCCTATCTGAAGCTGATGCGGGCAAACCGGGCAGGCCAAGTGGACATAGACGTCGGCTACTCCAACCCGTGGCTGGACTCGCGCCGAACCGGCATGAGCGTCAGCCTGTACGACAAACAGATCTACCGCTTCAGCCGCAACTTCTTCGGCGGCGAGACCGACCCGGACGCCACCGAGCGCTACGATGAGCGACGATCGGGCGGCGTGCTCACATTCAGCCGTCCGTTCGGTGAGGTGCTGACCGCATTTGCCTCGGCTCGTCTCGAGGGCGTCCGGACTAGCGACGTGCCAACCACCGATGAGGACAAGTTCATCCTTCAGGACGGCGACGTCTCCGCGCTAAGCCTGGGCGCCGTGCATAACACGAGAGACCTAGACATAGACCCTGCGTCTGGACATTACTATAAGAGCACCGTGGAGACGGGCATCTCCAACATCACCAAAGTCGCAGGGGCTGTGTCCGGTGAGGATGTGCTAGGAAGGAACGCCTTTACGAAGTTCCAAATTGATATGCGGTGGTACTACTCGGGACAGGGGAGGCGGTTACGCCCCGATGACACCAGGCATGTGTGGGCACTGCGTCTGTACGCAGGCACGCTGGTAGGCAAGATACCCTTCTTCGAGCAGTACTTCGCGGGCGGCGCCGATAGCGTTCGTGGCTACTCCGAGGACCGTTTCTGGGGTAACCACGTGGCGTTCGCCAACCTCGAGTATCGCATCCCTATCCAAAAAGGCATGTCGACCGTTGCCTTCGTAGACTACGGTAGTGCCTGGGGAGGATACGATACGGTGAACACATTCACGCAAAGCAGAACGTTCGACGGCAAGCTCGGTTATGGTATCGGCTTGCACTTCCGAACCCCGCTCGGCCCGATACGACTCGATCTGGCCATCAACGAGGACGGTAAGAGCAAGACGCACTTCATGATAGGTCACACGTTCTGA
- a CDS encoding UDP-3-O-acyl-N-acetylglucosamine deacetylase → MGDRCTIGKSVAWRGTGVHTGETCAATVHPGASGLQVTSGSGLHPLRSANIVDVARCTGLRFEDGTILTVEHLLSALNGLGITDAVLEIHGPEVPILDGSALPFAQALREAGLERLGGQACPQIEPVEVVTGSSRVRVEPGTGSVAVSISYEHEAIGSQSLSIALTPEVYLHEVAPARTFGLLEDAERLRALGQALGASLDNTLVFSTDGPLTQPRFPDEPVRHKVLDVIGDLTLSGHSIYDLSVRAERPGHAVNVEVARRLRGGDKGREDGY, encoded by the coding sequence GTGGGTGACCGCTGCACGATCGGTAAGTCCGTTGCCTGGCGTGGGACGGGTGTTCACACGGGCGAGACGTGCGCGGCAACCGTTCACCCAGGCGCGTCCGGTCTTCAGGTCACCTCTGGCAGCGGATTGCACCCGCTGCGCTCTGCCAACATCGTAGACGTTGCGCGATGTACGGGGCTGCGATTCGAAGACGGAACCATCCTGACCGTCGAGCACCTTCTCTCCGCGCTAAACGGTCTCGGCATCACCGATGCGGTGCTCGAAATCCATGGACCCGAAGTTCCGATCTTGGACGGTAGCGCACTACCCTTCGCCCAAGCTCTGCGAGAAGCCGGACTCGAGCGCTTGGGCGGGCAAGCATGTCCGCAGATCGAACCTGTGGAAGTGGTTACGGGCAGTTCCCGCGTTCGGGTCGAACCGGGTACGGGCTCGGTCGCAGTGTCCATCTCCTACGAACACGAAGCGATTGGCAGCCAGAGCCTATCCATCGCCCTCACGCCGGAAGTGTATCTACACGAGGTTGCCCCTGCAAGAACCTTCGGACTACTGGAGGATGCAGAGCGGCTCCGGGCGTTGGGCCAGGCTTTGGGCGCAAGCCTCGATAACACTCTGGTATTCTCCACGGACGGCCCGCTGACGCAGCCCCGATTTCCCGACGAGCCGGTGCGGCACAAAGTGTTGGACGTCATAGGCGATCTCACCCTGTCGGGGCATAGCATTTATGACCTGTCGGTGCGAGCGGAACGGCCCGGGCATGCCGTTAACGTAGAGGTCGCTAGGCGGCTCCGCGGCGGAGACAAAGGAAGGGAGGATGGGTATTGA
- the lpxD gene encoding UDP-3-O-(3-hydroxymyristoyl)glucosamine N-acyltransferase — MIYRLRDIAEAGGGIVVGDPDTEVAGISSPDQASETDLVFAGDPDWLARAEDSAAAAILAPKGSSSQKPLVIVDDVRTALQQLLPLFEGDFRPLVGVHPLAFVHPNAHLAESVRVAPFACVMADTRLAEDVVLHPFAYVGEGCSVGPGTELFPRATLMPGTRVGSRCRLHAGCVIGEAGFGYRFEAGTHQRIPQVGHVEIGDDCDIGANVTVDRAMVGFTVIGPGTKVDNLVQIGHNVRIGANCIIVSQTGISGSSELADGVVLGGQTGVSDHVRIGPGVRTGGQTGVAASITEPGDYWGTPARPRRETLRTMAAASRLPEIIKELRALRARVEELEKRSG, encoded by the coding sequence ATGATCTACCGCCTGCGTGACATCGCGGAGGCAGGGGGCGGCATCGTGGTCGGCGATCCCGATACGGAAGTGGCGGGAATCAGTTCGCCCGACCAAGCCTCGGAAACAGACCTCGTCTTCGCGGGCGACCCCGACTGGCTTGCACGCGCAGAGGACTCGGCTGCCGCCGCGATTCTCGCTCCGAAGGGTTCGAGTTCCCAGAAGCCTTTGGTGATCGTGGATGACGTGCGTACTGCCCTGCAGCAACTTCTACCGCTGTTCGAAGGCGACTTCCGGCCTCTGGTAGGTGTGCATCCTCTCGCCTTTGTCCATCCCAACGCCCACCTCGCAGAGAGCGTCCGCGTCGCGCCTTTCGCCTGTGTGATGGCCGATACACGGTTGGCAGAGGACGTCGTGCTACATCCCTTCGCCTACGTCGGAGAAGGTTGCTCGGTTGGGCCTGGCACGGAACTGTTTCCGCGTGCCACCCTGATGCCCGGAACTCGGGTGGGCAGTCGCTGCCGGCTCCACGCAGGCTGCGTCATCGGAGAAGCGGGGTTCGGCTACCGCTTCGAGGCCGGAACGCACCAACGCATTCCGCAGGTCGGGCATGTCGAGATTGGCGACGACTGCGACATAGGCGCCAACGTGACCGTGGACCGCGCTATGGTGGGTTTCACCGTCATCGGCCCTGGCACCAAGGTGGACAACCTGGTTCAGATTGGTCACAACGTTCGGATCGGCGCGAACTGCATCATCGTTTCCCAGACCGGCATCTCGGGTAGCAGCGAGTTGGCGGATGGGGTCGTCCTCGGTGGGCAGACAGGGGTATCCGACCACGTCCGCATCGGCCCGGGCGTTCGCACCGGTGGACAAACCGGGGTCGCAGCTTCCATCACCGAGCCTGGGGACTACTGGGGCACACCCGCGCGACCCCGCCGTGAGACGCTGCGCACGATGGCCGCCGCATCGAGGCTGCCGGAGATAATCAAAGAGCTGCGGGCGCTTCGAGCGCGTGTCGAGGAACTGGAGAAGCGCAGTGGGTGA
- a CDS encoding OmpH family outer membrane protein, translating to MNSFGKGAIFGALIAVAFMSVVAFQGAAPKNGSIDLDKVVRESKLGKDAEAQFNRDTRLRNELLQHFDAFRCYDENQRKEIRDLWLTTNRTAEQEKRLDLLKTQGQTMQKELADLQMKAEKDRTKEENDRLRELTRRAIEMDRNYLPMLNDELRAELQNWRQKSLTDIINKVKAAVQKIGKEQGLSVVFDAQYAPYTPTDISDLVLKEIDK from the coding sequence ATGAACAGCTTCGGAAAGGGTGCGATCTTCGGTGCCCTGATTGCGGTGGCCTTCATGAGCGTAGTGGCGTTTCAGGGGGCTGCCCCGAAGAACGGCTCCATCGACCTGGACAAGGTCGTGAGAGAGAGCAAGCTCGGCAAGGATGCAGAGGCGCAGTTCAACCGCGATACCCGCCTCCGCAACGAGCTGCTCCAGCACTTCGACGCCTTTCGCTGCTACGACGAGAACCAGCGAAAGGAAATTCGAGATCTTTGGCTCACTACAAATCGCACGGCGGAGCAGGAAAAGCGGCTCGACCTGCTCAAGACCCAAGGGCAGACCATGCAGAAGGAGCTCGCCGACCTGCAGATGAAGGCCGAGAAGGACCGCACGAAGGAGGAGAACGACCGCCTGCGCGAGCTGACCCGCCGAGCAATCGAGATGGACCGCAACTACCTGCCAATGCTCAACGACGAGCTACGCGCCGAGCTGCAGAACTGGCGGCAGAAGTCGCTGACCGACATTATCAACAAAGTGAAGGCGGCCGTGCAAAAGATCGGCAAGGAGCAGGGACTCTCGGTGGTTTTCGACGCTCAATACGCGCCCTATACGCCGACGGACATCTCCGACCTCGTGCTGAAGGAAATAGACAAGTAG
- a CDS encoding sigma-70 family RNA polymerase sigma factor, with the protein MPAEKADFESLVALYEQRIFNVVYRMVGDYDEAADLTQDAFVRAYRAFENFRGDAQPYTWLYRIAVNLVRDHAAKKKRKQAAEMSLDAGLDESRGSWDLPDHAHGPDRIVASEELRGQLEAAVQALPDGYRECVVLREFENLSYQQIADALGITVEAVRSRLARARAMIRRRMGPYLSW; encoded by the coding sequence TTGCCCGCAGAGAAGGCGGACTTCGAGTCGCTCGTGGCCCTGTATGAGCAGCGCATCTTCAATGTCGTCTACCGGATGGTCGGCGACTACGATGAGGCAGCGGACCTTACGCAGGACGCGTTCGTTCGCGCTTATCGGGCATTCGAGAATTTTCGAGGAGACGCGCAGCCCTACACGTGGCTATACAGAATCGCGGTCAACCTGGTTCGAGATCATGCGGCCAAAAAGAAGCGTAAGCAGGCTGCCGAGATGTCGCTCGATGCCGGATTGGACGAGAGCCGCGGCAGTTGGGACTTGCCCGACCACGCACACGGCCCCGACCGAATCGTGGCGAGCGAAGAGCTTCGTGGACAGCTCGAGGCGGCTGTGCAAGCTCTGCCCGACGGCTATCGAGAGTGCGTTGTGTTGAGGGAGTTCGAGAACCTCTCGTATCAGCAGATCGCCGATGCATTGGGTATTACGGTCGAGGCGGTTAGGAGTCGTCTCGCCCGGGCAAGAGCGATGATCCGCCGGAGGATGGGTCCTTATCTATCGTGGTAA